DNA from Halorarum salinum:
CGAGGATGGACATCACGGTGAACCCGAGGAAGATCGCCGCGACCGCGAGCAGTCCGGCCGAACCGAACTTCGCGCCGTAGGTGACGACCTCGCGGCCGCTCGCGTAGCCGCCGCCGATCAGCAGCGACTGCAGAATGATCGCCGGGAGGACGATCGACCCGAACCGCCCCTGCAACAGGCGGGCGAAGATGCTGATTGTGCGCTGGTCGCGTACCCCGTCCCCTCCTTCGTTTCGTGACATGTGTTATCGTCTCCCGATGAAGGCGGTAATAACCACCCCCTCTCATGAGAGGGGGTGGGACTTTGGCCGGCACGCGACCAACACCCCTCATGGACCTACGGGGCGCGTTCGACCCGCCGACGCCGGCCGTCGTCCTCGCGGAGGGCGCGTTCGGCGAGACGGCGGGCAAGACGGCCAACGGCGTCGTGATGCACAGCGAACTGTTCGACGTGGGGGCCGTCGTCGACTCCGAGCAAGCCGGTCGATCGGCCGCGGACGTGCTCGGCCGGGCCGACGTGGCCGACGTGCCGGTCGTCGATTCGATGGCGGACGCCCTCGAGCGGGCCCCCGAGGCGGAGGCGCTCGTGATCGGCGTCGCGCCCGCCGGCGGCGCGCTCCCCGAGGAGTGGGTCGACGACATCCGGGAGGCGATGCGCGCGGGCTGTGACGTCGTCTCCGGGCTCCACGTCTTCCTGAGCGAGCGCGAGGACTGGGTCGAACTGGCCGAAGAGTGCGGAGTCCGGCTGTTCGACGTGCGCAAACCCCCGGCCGAGGACGACCTCAGGGTCGCGGACGGTCGGGTCGACGAGGTCAACGCCGACGTGGTGCTCACGGTCGGTACCGACTGCGCGGTCGGCAAGCGCACGACGACGTTCGAACTGTACCGGGCCGCCAAGCGAGAGGGGTTCGACGCGGGGTGGGTCGCGACCGGCCAGACCGGCATCATGGTCGGCGCCCACCGGGGGACCGTCGTCGACCGCGTCCCCGCCGACTTCGCGGCCGGCGTCGTCGAGGACGACGTCGCCGCGGTCGGTGCCGACCACGACCTCGTCTTCGTCGAGGGGCAGGGGGCGCTCACCCACCGGGCCTACTCGAGCGTAACACTCGCGCTGCTGCACGGCGCCTGGCCGGACGCAGTGGTTCTCGTCGACGACCCCGACCGGGACAGTCGTACCCACTTCGAACAGTTCCCCATCCGGGGCGTCGGGACGGAGCGCGACCTCGTCGAGCGACTCTCCGAGGCCCGCGTCGCCGCGCTCTCGACCTGGGGCGACCCGGCGACGGAGAGCGACCGACACGACCTCCCGACGGCGAACGTCTACTACGAGGACGGGCCGGCCGAGTTGCTGGCGGCGGTCAGGGAGGCGCTGTGACCGGGGACGACGCCGTCGAGGATGAAGCCGCTGCGGACGAATCCACGGGGAAGGACGCGACGGCAGCGGGGGACCGCATCGTCACCGTCGACGTGGAACCGCTCGACCTCCGGATGGACGAGCCGTTCGAGATCGCGCTCGGCACCCAGCACCGCGCGCGAAACGTCATCGTTCGCGTGGAGACCGAAGCGGGAACGGTCGGCTGGGGCGAGGGATCGCCCATCCCACCCGTGACGGGTGAGACGCAGGAGGCGGCGCTGGCGTCGGCCCGTGCGGCCGCGGAACTTCTCGAAGGGGAATCGGTGGCCGAGTACCACCGACTCGTGGACGCGGTGCGCTCGACTGTCCCGGGGATGGTCTCGGCCTCGTTCGCCGTTGAGACCGCGCTGCTCGACGCCTACTGCCGGGCGAGGGACGTCCCGATGTCGGAACTGTTCGGCGGGCCCCCTGAGCCGGTCGAAACCGACCTCACTATCCCTATCGTCCCCCCGGAGGCAGCAGGTGAAGCGGCCGCCGAAGCCACAGAGGCCGGGTTCACCCACCTGAAGGTGAAGACGGGCGGGGCGGTGGACGCCGACGTGGAGCGGGTCGCCGCCGTGGCCGAGGCGGCGCCGGAGGCCGAACTGAAGGTGGACGCCAACCAGGGGTGGACGGTCGCTGAATCGGTCCGGTTCGCCCGCGCGGTCCGCGATCGGGACGTCGACCTCGCGCTCCTCGAACAGCCGGTGCGGGCTGACGACGTAGCCGGACTCGCGCGGGTCCGCGACGCTGTCGCCGTCCCGGTCGCGGCCGACGAGGCGGTATTCACCCCGGGGGACGCGCTGTCGGTCGTGCATGCGGACGCCGCGGACGTGATCAACGTCAAACTCGGCAAGTCCGGCCCCCTCGCTGCCGCCGAGATCGTCGCCATCGCGGAGGCCGCCAACCTGGAGCTAATGGTCGGCTGCATGCTCGAGTCGGCCGTGGGTATTCACGCGAGCGCACACCTCGTCGCCGGGTCGGGCGCGTTCTCGTACGTCGACCTCGACGGGAACTTGCTGCTCGCCGAGGACGTCGTCGACGTGGAATACGGGCCAATCGTGGAGATCGACGGGCCCGGTCATGGCGTCGTTCCGAGAACGTAGTCGTGCCGTGACCGCCGAGGAACTGGCCTACTGGGAAGCCTCGGCCGCGTGCTGGCTGATGCCGTCGGTGATGACGTCGAGCCCGTTGTCGGCCTGCTCCTCGGTCATCACGAGCGGCGGCAGCAGCCTGAGCACGTTCTTCTCCCGGCCGGCGTTCCAGACGAGCACGCCCCGGTCGTAACAGTACTGCTGGATCCACTCGACTGCATCTGAGTCCAGCGCACCGTTCCCGTCGACGAACTCGACGCCGATGAACAGCCCCCGTCCGCGCACCTCGGCCACGAACGGGGAATCTTCGGCGGCCTCACGAAGCCGCCCGCGGATGTGTTCGCCAAGGTCGGTCGCGTGCGAGAGCAGGTCGTGCGACTGGATGTACTCGATGGCCCGGATGCCGCCGCGCATGGCCGGGACGTTCCCGCGGAACGTCCCGATGTGACCGCCCGGCCCCCAGGTGTCGAGGTCCTCGTCGTACATGAGCGCCCCGAGCGGCAACCCGGCACCGCCCAGCCCCTTCGCCATCGGCATGGCGTCGGGGGTCACGTCGGACCACTCGGAGGCGAACCACTTCCCGGTCCGCCCGAACCCCGACTGGATCTCGTCGACGACGAGCGGGACGTCGTTCGCCTCGGCGAGCTCCTTCAGTCCGGGGAGGAACCCCTCCGGGGGGACGACGACCCCGCCCTCCCCCTGGATCGGCTCGACCCAGATCCCAGCCGGGTTGGTCATCCCACCGTACGGGTCCTCGAGTGTCTTTCGAACCTCCTCGAGTACGCGCCGGGACGTCGCCTCGGAGTCCTCGCTCCGGAGCGGATACGGGTAGGGAACGTGGACGACGTCCGCGAGCAGCGGGGTGTAGTCCTTCTTGTACTTGCGGCCGCTCGTCAGCGAAAGCGCGCCCGACGTCGACCCGTGGTAGGCACCTTTGAACGAGATGAGGCCGTGGCCGCCGGTGTTGTACTTCGCGAGCTTGATCGAGCCTTCGATGGCGTCGCTCCCGCACGGCCCGCCGAAGATGACCCGGTTGTTGTCCGTCAGGTCGCCCGGCGCGATCTCGTTCAGCTTCTCGATGAGTTCGAGGCGTGTCTCGGTCGGGAAGTCGATCGTGTGGACCAGCCGCTCGGTCTGTTCGTTGACCCCCTCGACGACGTACGGGTTCGAGTGGCCGACGTTGAGCACGCCGATGCCCGCGAAGAAGTCGAGGTAGACGTTCCCGTCGATGTCCTTCACCGTCGCGCCCCTCGCCTCGTCGAGCGCGATGGGGACAGACCGGGGGTACGCGACCGCGCTGCTGTCGATCTCCCGCTGCCGCTCGAGGAGTTTCCGGGACTCCGGACCGGGGACGTCGGTCGTCATCCGTGGTTCCTGGGCGAAGTGAACGTCGTGGATCGGTGGGCCCGTCATTGGTTCCCGCATGGACCTCGGGACC
Protein-coding regions in this window:
- a CDS encoding DUF1611 domain-containing protein, whose translation is MDLRGAFDPPTPAVVLAEGAFGETAGKTANGVVMHSELFDVGAVVDSEQAGRSAADVLGRADVADVPVVDSMADALERAPEAEALVIGVAPAGGALPEEWVDDIREAMRAGCDVVSGLHVFLSEREDWVELAEECGVRLFDVRKPPAEDDLRVADGRVDEVNADVVLTVGTDCAVGKRTTTFELYRAAKREGFDAGWVATGQTGIMVGAHRGTVVDRVPADFAAGVVEDDVAAVGADHDLVFVEGQGALTHRAYSSVTLALLHGAWPDAVVLVDDPDRDSRTHFEQFPIRGVGTERDLVERLSEARVAALSTWGDPATESDRHDLPTANVYYEDGPAELLAAVREAL
- a CDS encoding dipeptide epimerase — protein: MDEPFEIALGTQHRARNVIVRVETEAGTVGWGEGSPIPPVTGETQEAALASARAAAELLEGESVAEYHRLVDAVRSTVPGMVSASFAVETALLDAYCRARDVPMSELFGGPPEPVETDLTIPIVPPEAAGEAAAEATEAGFTHLKVKTGGAVDADVERVAAVAEAAPEAELKVDANQGWTVAESVRFARAVRDRDVDLALLEQPVRADDVAGLARVRDAVAVPVAADEAVFTPGDALSVVHADAADVINVKLGKSGPLAAAEIVAIAEAANLELMVGCMLESAVGIHASAHLVAGSGAFSYVDLDGNLLLAEDVVDVEYGPIVEIDGPGHGVVPRT
- a CDS encoding aspartate aminotransferase family protein; protein product: MTGPPIHDVHFAQEPRMTTDVPGPESRKLLERQREIDSSAVAYPRSVPIALDEARGATVKDIDGNVYLDFFAGIGVLNVGHSNPYVVEGVNEQTERLVHTIDFPTETRLELIEKLNEIAPGDLTDNNRVIFGGPCGSDAIEGSIKLAKYNTGGHGLISFKGAYHGSTSGALSLTSGRKYKKDYTPLLADVVHVPYPYPLRSEDSEATSRRVLEEVRKTLEDPYGGMTNPAGIWVEPIQGEGGVVVPPEGFLPGLKELAEANDVPLVVDEIQSGFGRTGKWFASEWSDVTPDAMPMAKGLGGAGLPLGALMYDEDLDTWGPGGHIGTFRGNVPAMRGGIRAIEYIQSHDLLSHATDLGEHIRGRLREAAEDSPFVAEVRGRGLFIGVEFVDGNGALDSDAVEWIQQYCYDRGVLVWNAGREKNVLRLLPPLVMTEEQADNGLDVITDGISQHAAEASQ